From the genome of Sphingomonas sp. HMP6, one region includes:
- a CDS encoding MFS transporter — protein sequence MALEAKRLRAIIGGSAGNLVEWYDWYAYTSLSLYFAASFFPKGDATAQLLGTSAVFAIGFFMRPIGAYIMGRYADSHGRKAGLAVSVGLMCAGSLMIAFVPDYASIGLAAPIILLLARMIQGLSVGGEYGASATYLSEMATRQHRGFWSSFQYVTLIGGQLTSLAVTLLLQALLTKGEMESYGWRIAFLLGAALAFGVYLLRRRLAETASFEALSKDRPASGAVALWRAHPREFVLVAIISAGGSLAFYAYTTYMQKFLANTAGFSIQTATGIMTAALVVFMLVQPLFGSLADRFGRKPMLLLFGAGGTLVSVPVFSALAVARDPVQAFGIIMIPLLLLAAYTSISALVKAELFPAHIRALGVALPYALGNALFGGTAEYVALRFKQAHVESGFYWYVTIILAITTLCFWLLPETKRTSLISED from the coding sequence ATGGCACTCGAAGCGAAACGGCTGCGCGCCATCATCGGCGGCTCGGCCGGTAATCTGGTCGAATGGTATGACTGGTACGCCTACACCTCGCTCTCGCTCTATTTCGCGGCGTCCTTCTTTCCCAAGGGCGATGCGACCGCGCAATTGCTCGGCACGTCGGCGGTGTTCGCGATCGGTTTCTTCATGCGGCCGATCGGCGCGTACATCATGGGCCGCTACGCCGACAGCCACGGGCGCAAGGCGGGTCTGGCGGTGTCAGTGGGGCTGATGTGCGCCGGCTCGCTGATGATCGCCTTCGTGCCGGATTACGCCAGCATCGGCCTGGCCGCGCCGATCATCCTGCTCCTCGCGCGGATGATCCAGGGGCTGTCGGTCGGCGGCGAATATGGCGCCAGCGCCACCTATCTCTCCGAAATGGCGACACGCCAGCATCGCGGCTTCTGGTCGAGCTTCCAATATGTCACGCTGATCGGCGGTCAGCTCACCTCGCTCGCCGTCACGCTCCTCCTGCAAGCGCTGCTGACCAAAGGGGAGATGGAAAGCTATGGCTGGCGCATCGCCTTCCTGCTCGGCGCAGCGCTGGCGTTCGGCGTCTATCTGCTGCGGCGGCGGCTGGCCGAGACGGCGTCGTTCGAGGCGCTGTCCAAGGACCGCCCCGCCTCGGGCGCGGTGGCGCTGTGGCGTGCGCACCCGCGCGAATTCGTGCTGGTGGCGATCATCAGCGCGGGCGGCTCCTTGGCCTTCTACGCCTACACTACCTACATGCAGAAATTCCTCGCCAATACCGCGGGGTTCTCGATCCAGACCGCGACCGGCATCATGACCGCGGCGCTCGTCGTGTTCATGCTCGTCCAGCCGCTGTTCGGCAGCCTCGCCGATCGGTTCGGGCGCAAACCGATGCTGCTGCTGTTCGGCGCGGGCGGCACGTTGGTGTCGGTCCCGGTGTTCAGCGCGCTCGCGGTCGCGCGCGATCCGGTGCAGGCCTTCGGCATCATCATGATCCCGCTGCTCCTGCTCGCCGCCTACACCTCGATCAGTGCGTTGGTGAAGGCGGAACTCTTCCCCGCGCACATCCGCGCGCTCGGCGTCGCACTGCCCTATGCGCTCGGCAATGCGTTGTTCGGCGGCACCGCCGAATATGTCGCGCTCCGCTTCAAGCAAGCGCATGTGGAGAGCGGCTTCTACTGGTACGTCACGATCATTCTTGCCATCACGACGCTGTGCTTCTGGCTGCTGCCCGAAACCAAACGGACCAGCCTGATTAGCGAAGATTGA